Proteins co-encoded in one Stutzerimonas stutzeri genomic window:
- a CDS encoding tetratricopeptide repeat protein translates to MLLKVRARVGYGVARKLLGVRRAVQQPKLWRWMEGQFARMAAIGDPKAQSFYGHMLLFRGQGYGARREGIRLLCLAAERGDAKAAYQMGVISLSEDATHGPDGVQAARWWKLADEAGHPLAATRLAQLYSAGGHGLPADRQQAEYYKASAARAGL, encoded by the coding sequence ATGCTACTCAAGGTTCGAGCACGCGTGGGTTACGGGGTCGCGCGCAAGCTGCTAGGCGTCCGGCGGGCCGTACAACAGCCCAAGCTATGGCGATGGATGGAAGGCCAGTTCGCACGTATGGCCGCAATCGGCGACCCCAAGGCACAGAGCTTCTACGGTCATATGCTGCTGTTCCGCGGTCAGGGCTACGGCGCCAGGCGCGAGGGCATTCGCCTGTTATGTCTCGCTGCCGAGCGTGGCGATGCCAAGGCGGCCTATCAGATGGGCGTCATCAGTCTCAGCGAGGATGCCACGCACGGTCCCGATGGCGTCCAGGCGGCACGGTGGTGGAAGCTCGCCGACGAGGCCGGGCATCCATTGGCGGCGACCCGTCTGGCGCAGCTCTATAGCGCGGGCGGCCATGGCCTGCCCGCGGATCGCCAGCAAGCCGAGTATTACAAGGCCAGCGCAGCCAGAGCGGGGCTTTGA
- the flgL gene encoding flagellar hook-associated protein FlgL: MRISTLQAFNNGVTGIQRNYSNATRTQEQISTGNRILTPADDPVASVRLLQLEQQQNVLGQYDSNLTAAKNSLTQEEVTLNSVNTVLQRVRELAVNAGNGALDPQDRKAIAAELGEREDELLSLMNTRNARGEYLFAGFQGKTQPFVRAADGSYSYQGDEGQRKLQIASSLSIPISDSGKSIFESVTNAGRLGAAVSDQATSTLKVSGALVSDEVSFADLGGLEITFGASPNEKSYSVADASGNVISTGSLNNDEKKENKLVVGGVTLFISGQPTAGEVITIPENGNPKQGVLDTIANLRKALEEPATDNAGVRDAVAVALTNLDHGMVSVDAARGNIGARLNVIETTQTDNADVTLVNKGVQADLRELDYAEALSRLSMQTVVLEAAQQSYVKIAGLSLFNVMR, encoded by the coding sequence ATGCGCATCTCGACCCTACAAGCATTCAATAACGGCGTGACCGGCATCCAGCGCAACTACTCCAATGCCACGCGCACCCAGGAGCAGATCAGTACGGGAAATCGGATCCTGACGCCGGCCGACGACCCGGTCGCCTCGGTGCGCCTGCTTCAGCTTGAGCAGCAGCAGAATGTGCTTGGCCAGTATGACTCCAACCTGACGGCCGCCAAGAACAGCCTGACGCAGGAAGAGGTGACCCTGAATTCGGTCAATACCGTGCTCCAGCGTGTCCGCGAACTGGCGGTCAATGCCGGTAACGGTGCGCTCGATCCACAAGATCGCAAGGCCATTGCCGCAGAACTCGGCGAGCGTGAAGACGAGCTGCTGTCGCTGATGAACACCCGTAACGCGCGTGGTGAATACCTCTTCGCGGGTTTCCAGGGGAAAACGCAACCCTTCGTCCGGGCAGCGGACGGTAGCTACAGCTACCAGGGCGACGAGGGGCAGCGGAAACTGCAGATCGCAAGCTCTCTTAGCATCCCTATCAGTGACAGCGGCAAATCCATTTTCGAAAGCGTGACGAATGCCGGGCGTCTGGGTGCGGCAGTCTCTGATCAAGCTACCTCGACGTTGAAGGTTTCAGGCGCGCTGGTCAGTGATGAGGTCTCGTTTGCTGATCTTGGTGGTCTGGAGATTACGTTCGGCGCGAGTCCGAACGAGAAGAGCTACAGCGTCGCCGATGCCAGTGGAAATGTGATCAGCACCGGTAGTTTGAACAATGACGAAAAAAAGGAGAACAAACTGGTAGTTGGCGGGGTGACGCTTTTCATCAGCGGTCAACCAACTGCCGGTGAGGTCATTACGATCCCTGAAAACGGAAATCCTAAACAAGGCGTTCTCGACACCATCGCCAACCTGCGCAAGGCTCTGGAAGAACCGGCAACCGACAACGCTGGCGTACGCGACGCCGTCGCTGTCGCCCTGACCAACCTCGACCATGGCATGGTCAGCGTCGACGCCGCACGCGGCAATATCGGTGCGCGGTTGAATGTCATCGAAACCACCCAGACCGATAACGCGGATGTCACGCTGGTCAACAAAGGCGTTCAGGCGGATTTGCGTGAGCTCGACTATGCCGAAGCCTTGTCCCGGCTTTCCATGCAGACGGTCGTGCTCGAAGCTGCCCAGCAAAGCTACGTGAAGATCGCCGGCTTGAGCCTGTTCAACGTCATGCGCTGA
- a CDS encoding ComEA family DNA-binding protein: MIKSVLCATLFALLTSVSAGSFAAKKTEPVEAAKVAATQSVAINLNTADAETLTRELKGIGAAKAEAIVAYREAHGPFSSVDDLLEVKGIGAATLEKNRAKLSLN; this comes from the coding sequence ATGATCAAGTCTGTTCTCTGCGCAACACTCTTCGCACTGCTCACAAGCGTATCGGCCGGCAGCTTCGCGGCGAAAAAAACCGAGCCTGTTGAAGCTGCGAAAGTCGCTGCCACTCAATCGGTGGCAATCAATCTCAATACGGCGGATGCTGAAACCCTGACCCGCGAGCTGAAGGGCATCGGCGCAGCGAAGGCGGAGGCTATCGTCGCCTACCGCGAAGCGCATGGCCCGTTCAGCTCGGTTGATGATCTGCTCGAAGTCAAAGGCATTGGTGCGGCGACACTGGAAAAGAACCGCGCGAAACTGAGCCTGAACTAA
- the flgJ gene encoding flagellar assembly peptidoglycan hydrolase FlgJ: MENRLGVSRQAPDSGSYSDLNRLNQLKVGKDRDSEENVRKVAQEFESLFMNEMLKSMRSATEVMSQDNPFNSQASKQYQDMHDQQLSVTLSKEGGGIGLADVLVRQLAKQQKPSEKPNPFAQVAQTEGAKWSANPNAKIAPVDPGRNDVQLLNQRRLALPGRLAERMHAPSEPAAPVEQINLKGEAQPLVNLDWKPATTFAAPKDAPLTINGVDASAPGKTRFSSPAEFIATMLPMAEKAAKRLGVEPRFLVAQAALETGWGKSIIKQKDGTNSHNLFGIKATGWDGASAKVTTTEYVNGKATKEVAGFRAYDSFEHSFNDYVRMLENNERYKPAIQVASASGNSERFVNELQRAGYATDPQYARKINQIARKVQAYQTIADAGTAPAMRTRG; this comes from the coding sequence ATGGAAAATCGTCTTGGTGTGAGTCGGCAGGCGCCTGATAGCGGTAGCTACTCCGACCTGAATCGGTTGAATCAGCTCAAGGTGGGCAAGGACCGCGACAGCGAAGAAAACGTGCGCAAAGTAGCGCAGGAATTCGAGTCCCTGTTCATGAACGAGATGCTCAAGTCGATGCGCTCGGCGACCGAAGTCATGTCCCAGGACAACCCGTTCAACAGCCAGGCCAGCAAGCAATATCAGGACATGCATGACCAGCAGCTCTCCGTCACCCTGTCCAAGGAGGGCGGTGGCATCGGGCTTGCCGATGTCCTGGTTCGCCAGCTGGCCAAGCAGCAGAAGCCCAGCGAAAAGCCGAATCCGTTCGCCCAGGTCGCGCAGACCGAGGGCGCGAAATGGTCGGCTAATCCCAACGCCAAGATCGCGCCGGTCGATCCTGGCCGTAACGATGTTCAATTGCTTAACCAGCGTCGTCTGGCCTTGCCGGGGCGGCTCGCCGAGCGCATGCATGCGCCAAGCGAGCCGGCGGCTCCGGTTGAGCAGATCAACCTGAAGGGCGAGGCGCAACCGCTGGTCAATCTCGACTGGAAACCGGCGACCACCTTCGCGGCGCCCAAGGATGCGCCTCTGACGATCAACGGCGTTGACGCGAGCGCGCCTGGCAAGACGCGCTTCAGCTCACCGGCCGAGTTCATCGCAACCATGCTGCCGATGGCAGAAAAGGCGGCCAAGCGTCTTGGCGTCGAGCCGCGCTTCCTCGTCGCGCAAGCTGCGCTGGAGACCGGCTGGGGCAAGTCGATCATCAAGCAGAAGGACGGTACCAACAGCCATAACCTGTTTGGTATCAAGGCCACGGGCTGGGATGGCGCCTCGGCGAAGGTGACCACGACCGAGTATGTCAATGGCAAGGCGACCAAAGAGGTTGCTGGATTCCGGGCCTATGACTCGTTCGAACACAGTTTCAACGATTACGTGCGGATGTTGGAAAACAACGAGCGCTACAAGCCGGCGATCCAGGTGGCCAGCGCGTCAGGCAACTCCGAACGTTTCGTCAACGAATTGCAGCGGGCCGGTTACGCGACCGATCCGCAATATGCGCGCAAGATCAATCAGATCGCCCGCAAAGTGCAGGCCTATCAGACTATTGCCGACGCCGGTACGGCGCCCGCCATGCGGACTAGGGGTTAA
- the flgK gene encoding flagellar hook-associated protein FlgK: MADLLNIGLSGLSASKSQLSITGHNISNVNTPGFSRQDASQATRVPQFSGAGYVGSGTTLVEIRRSYSEFLTSQLRSSTSLSSDVQAYKGQIDQLDSLLAGSTTGITPSLQKFFSAMQTAAEDPANIPARQLVLAEAEGLARRFNTVADRLSEQNNFTNRQMAAVTDQINRLAGSIGSLNNAIATASANGQQPNDLLDARDEAVRQLSTYIGVTVTPQDDNSFNISVGTGQPLVVGSTVSRLEVVPGQGDPNRHEIQFVSGSSRQGITSQITGGELGGLIRYRSEVLDSTMNSLGRLALSVSDQVNTQLGQGLDLKGQVGKALFGDYNAPALAKLRVTAFAGNSSTAQPLLNVTNTSALTTSDYLMEYDGAGYKIRRLSDSQLMNVSGAPNGPLTITDQDGRDQGFQIALGSPLPAAGDKFTLQPTRRGAADVSVTLDQADQLAFAAVASARYNLQNAGTGAIGQPDMVSAPSPIDLNELKTAFGSGLNLSATVNADGSYTLTGAASLPSGWAYVDANGAPLVDGSGNPQEPTLQGGTSNTVRLAYTAASGATYQFDFSVSGRPKANDSFSLSFNQGGVSDNRNALKLVDLQTKQTVGVDSAVAGSGFSFTDGYGELVERVGTLTAQARMDSDATSAILKQATDNRDSLSAVNLDEEAANLIKFEQYYNASAQIIQVARSMFDTLISTFR; this comes from the coding sequence ATGGCTGACTTACTGAACATTGGCCTGTCCGGTCTGAGCGCCAGCAAGAGCCAGCTGTCCATCACCGGTCACAACATCAGCAACGTCAATACGCCGGGCTTCAGCCGGCAGGATGCCTCTCAGGCGACGCGTGTTCCGCAGTTCAGCGGTGCCGGCTATGTCGGCTCGGGCACGACGCTGGTGGAAATCCGTCGCAGCTATAGCGAGTTCCTGACCAGCCAACTGCGCAGCAGCACGTCGCTGAGCAGTGACGTGCAGGCCTATAAAGGCCAGATCGACCAGCTCGATTCCCTGCTGGCCGGCAGCACGACCGGTATCACGCCGTCGCTGCAGAAGTTCTTCTCGGCCATGCAGACCGCTGCGGAGGACCCTGCCAATATTCCGGCACGTCAGCTGGTGCTGGCAGAGGCCGAAGGGCTTGCCCGCCGCTTCAACACCGTGGCGGACCGGCTGAGCGAGCAGAACAATTTCACCAACAGGCAGATGGCGGCGGTGACCGACCAGATCAACCGCCTGGCGGGCAGCATCGGCAGCCTCAACAATGCCATCGCCACGGCGTCGGCCAACGGCCAACAGCCCAACGATTTGCTCGATGCGCGCGACGAGGCGGTGCGGCAGCTCTCGACCTACATCGGCGTTACCGTAACGCCGCAAGACGACAACAGCTTCAACATTTCGGTGGGCACTGGCCAGCCGCTGGTGGTGGGTAGCACCGTCAGCCGCTTGGAAGTCGTTCCCGGACAGGGCGACCCCAATCGCCATGAGATTCAGTTTGTCAGCGGTAGCTCGCGGCAGGGGATTACCTCGCAGATCACCGGTGGCGAACTGGGCGGGTTGATCCGTTATCGCAGTGAAGTGCTGGATTCGACGATGAATTCGCTGGGTCGTCTTGCGCTGTCGGTGAGTGATCAGGTCAATACCCAATTGGGGCAGGGCTTGGATCTGAAGGGGCAGGTCGGCAAGGCCCTGTTTGGTGATTACAACGCACCGGCACTGGCGAAGCTCAGAGTCACGGCGTTTGCCGGCAATAGCTCGACCGCGCAGCCGCTTCTGAACGTCACCAACACCAGCGCGCTGACCACCAGCGACTACCTCATGGAGTACGACGGGGCTGGTTACAAGATTCGTCGGCTCAGCGACAGCCAACTGATGAATGTGTCTGGTGCGCCAAACGGCCCCTTGACCATTACCGATCAGGACGGGCGCGATCAGGGATTCCAGATTGCGCTGGGCAGTCCGCTGCCCGCTGCTGGCGACAAGTTCACGTTGCAGCCGACTCGTCGTGGCGCTGCCGATGTCAGCGTAACCCTCGATCAGGCCGATCAACTGGCCTTCGCGGCGGTTGCCAGTGCACGCTACAACCTGCAAAACGCGGGTACCGGCGCCATCGGCCAGCCCGATATGGTCTCGGCGCCGTCGCCGATCGATCTCAACGAACTCAAGACAGCGTTTGGTAGCGGGCTGAATCTGAGCGCGACCGTCAATGCCGATGGCAGCTATACCCTGACCGGTGCGGCCTCGCTGCCGAGTGGCTGGGCTTATGTCGATGCCAATGGCGCTCCGCTGGTGGACGGCAGTGGTAACCCGCAGGAGCCGACGCTTCAGGGCGGTACGAGCAATACCGTTCGATTGGCCTACACCGCCGCGTCTGGGGCGACCTATCAGTTCGATTTCAGCGTCAGCGGCCGGCCCAAGGCCAACGATAGCTTCTCGTTGTCCTTCAACCAGGGCGGCGTCTCGGACAACCGCAATGCGTTGAAACTCGTCGACCTGCAGACGAAGCAGACCGTCGGGGTGGACTCAGCCGTGGCAGGAAGCGGTTTCAGCTTCACCGACGGCTACGGCGAGCTGGTCGAGCGGGTTGGTACCTTGACCGCCCAGGCGCGCATGGACAGCGATGCGACGAGCGCCATCCTCAAACAGGCCACCGACAACCGGGACTCGCTCTCAGCGGTGAACCTGGACGAGGAAGCGGCTAACTTGATCAAGTTCGAGCAGTACTACAACGCCTCGGCTCAGATCATTCAAGTTGCCCGCTCGATGTTCGATACATTGATCAGTACCTTCAGGTAA
- a CDS encoding helix-turn-helix domain-containing protein, with product MSVQVIMRDGIPDYAVLPWDEYQALLKACGKGPVPTAGQQAAAVLPKFSELRAMREAKGMAQDAVARAVGISPSYLNLIESGERDPGEAIRRSLARAMEIDGWAQES from the coding sequence ATGAGTGTCCAGGTCATCATGCGTGACGGCATACCAGACTATGCCGTGCTGCCTTGGGATGAATATCAAGCACTGTTGAAGGCGTGTGGCAAGGGGCCTGTCCCGACCGCGGGGCAGCAAGCCGCGGCCGTTTTGCCTAAATTCAGTGAGTTGCGTGCGATGCGAGAAGCCAAAGGCATGGCGCAGGATGCCGTGGCACGAGCGGTTGGCATCAGTCCGTCCTATCTGAACCTTATCGAAAGCGGTGAGAGAGACCCGGGAGAGGCGATACGCCGTTCACTGGCGCGTGCGATGGAGATCGATGGATGGGCGCAGGAGAGTTGA
- a CDS encoding YkvA family protein produces MKAPWTFFKYLPMAQRVLAKGRLPVVLLAVARKRSARGGLLKGLREDLGLLQALCVAWWRGEYRAISKPALVAAVAGLLYFLSPMDAIPDWLPGLGFVDDLAVLGWVMRKWSGELQAFQTWRDNQSADVQADIARLPSADEPMAEDVSQTRRRPT; encoded by the coding sequence ATGAAAGCTCCTTGGACATTCTTCAAATATCTTCCTATGGCGCAGCGGGTACTCGCCAAGGGCCGGTTACCTGTGGTGCTTCTGGCGGTTGCTCGCAAGCGCTCTGCCCGGGGAGGGCTACTCAAGGGCTTGCGCGAAGATCTAGGCCTGCTGCAAGCGCTCTGCGTGGCGTGGTGGCGGGGCGAGTACCGAGCCATCAGCAAACCTGCTCTGGTCGCTGCGGTAGCCGGTCTGCTGTACTTCCTGTCACCGATGGACGCCATTCCCGACTGGCTTCCCGGCCTGGGTTTCGTTGATGATCTCGCTGTCCTGGGCTGGGTCATGCGCAAGTGGTCCGGCGAGCTCCAGGCTTTTCAGACCTGGCGAGACAACCAATCGGCTGATGTGCAGGCGGACATCGCTCGGTTACCTTCGGCAGATGAGCCGATGGCGGAGGATGTCAGCCAGACGCGCCGCCGCCCGACGTAG